CCAAGGACCTCGGCGCCGACAGCCTCGTGCTCGCCGGCGAGGCCGACCTCAAGGGCGCGCTCGAGGCGGCCAACGGAGGCCGCAAGGTCGACGTCGTGCTCGAGATGGTCGGTGGTCCGACCTTCGACGCCTCCCTCGCCGCGCTGGCGCCCTTCGGACGGCTCGCGACCTTCGGCATGGCCTCGCGCACGGCCCCGAAGCCGGTCCACTCCGGCGAGCTGATGTCGCGCAGCCGCGCGGTCATCGGCTTCTGGCTGGCCCACTGCTTCGGCAACCCCGCGATGCTGCAGCCGCAGATGGCCGAGCTGCTCGACATGGTCGTCGCCGGCACCCTGCGCCCGCTGGTCGGCGGCACCTACCCGCTCGCCGACGCCCGGCAGGCCCACGAGGACCTGCGCGGCCGCGGCACCACCGGCAAGCTCGTCCTCGATTGCACCGCCTGACGAGCCTCAGTCGCGGGCGGCGACGACGTCCAAGGGGCAGCGGCCGGCCCGCAGGCCCTGCTCCTCGAAGCGGGTCACCGGTCGCCCGCGCAGCCGCGCGCCGGTCTCCACGACCCGCAGCGGTGACTGCCCGAGGACGTCGCGCACGACCTCGGCGTACTCCTGCCAGTCGGTCGCCACGTGCAGGACGCCCCCCGGCGCGAGGCGGTCGTGGACCAGCGCGGCGAAGGCCCGCGTGACGAGGCGGCGCTTGTGATGGCGGCTCTTGGGCCACGGGTCGGGGAAGAGCACCCGCACCTCGGCGAGCGACCCCGAGCCGACCATGTCGCGGAGCAGCACGAGGGCGTCGCCGTCGGCGACCCGCAGGTTGGTCAGGCCCGCGTCGCCGACGAGCCGGAGCAGGTTGCCGTGCCCCGGCGTGTGGACGTCGACCGCGAGCACGTCGAGCTCGGGGTGGTCGCGCGCGGTCGCGAAGGTCGCCTCCCCCATGCCCGCACCGATCTCGAGCAGCACGGGAGCCTCTCGGCCGAACAGCGCGGGGAGGTCGAGGGGCCGGGGCTCGACCCGCAGGCCGTACGACGACCACAGCCGCGCGATCGCGTCCGCCTGCGTCGCCGAGACCCGGCTGCGCCGCATCTTGAAGGTCCGCACGGTGTCGGAGGCCGCGAGGTCCAGCGGGGGCAGCTCCACCGCATCGAGCCTAGGGCTCCTGCTCGCGCGCCCGGACGGGTGTGGCGATCACGCACGCTGCGGCCGGCCTGCATGATCGCCACATCCCCGAGGCGGGGTGGACGCCGACGCGTGTGCCCTGGCAGATGTGGCGATCACCCACGCTCGGGCCCGCCTGCATGATCGCCACATCCTGGTGGGGGCTGTCGCAGGAGGCCAGGGTGGGTCTACAGGCGCGGGCGCTCGGGGCAGGCGCAGAAGTAGTCGCACCAGGCCCGCTGGCAGTGCGCCGGGTAGTCGAGCTTGCGGGTCACGACGCCCGGGTTGCCCGCGACGATGCAGTCGTCGGGCACGTCGCGGGAGACGACCGCGCCCGCGCCCACGACGACCCGCTTGCCGATCGTCACGCCGGGGAGGATGACCGCTCGGGCGCCGACCCAGGTGCCGTCACCGATGCGCACCGGGGCGTCGTAGGGGTTGCGGCCCTCGGTGCCGTGGCTGTTGCTGTCGAGGATGTAGACCTCGTTGGCGAGCGCGACGTCGTTACCGATCGTCACCTCGAGGACCGAGAACAGGATCGTGCCGGCGTTGACGAAGCAGCGGTCGCCGAAGGTGACCTTGCCCCAGCCGCACAGCAGGGTGCGTCGGTGGCCGGACACGACCCGGAAGTGGTCGCCCACCGTCATGTCGCTGCACTCGAGGCGCGGGTGGCCGTAGACCTTGGCCCACTGGCCGTGCGTCATGCCGCGCAGGTGGTAGGCGGTGTTGGCAGCGAGCTTCGCCGCGTCGGCGTGGCGCCGCGCGGTCCCGAGCACGTCAGCGGCCCCCACGGCTCCAGACTATTAGCCTCGAGCCGGTGGACGCCGATCAGGACGAGCGGGTGGTGTGCTCGGCGAAGGGCTGCCGGGCCGACGCGGCCTTCGCGGTGGTCTGGAACAACCCGTCGATCCACACGCCGGACCGCGAGAAGGTCTGGCACGCCTGCCCCGACCACCGCGACAGCCTGGCCCAGCACCTCGACGTCCGCGGCTTCCTGACCCGGGTCGACCCGTGCTAGCACTGGCCGGTCAGCAGGTCGTCGCGGAGGGCTTGCCGGCCGACGTGCCCGGTGCCGTCGTGATGAACATGCACGTCACCGGCCTCGCGGTCGCGCGCTCGCTCGGGCGCGCGGGCGTGCCCGTGCTCGGCCTCGACAAGGAGCGCGGCGGCCTCGGCCAGCACTCCCGCCACCTCTCCGCGCTCGGGCTCGTGCCAGGCCCCGAGGACGCAGAGGCCCTGGCGCAGCACCTGGTCGCGCTCGGACCGTCCTTCCCGACCCGTCCCGTCCTCTTTCCCTGCAACGACGACTGGGTGCTCGCGCTGGCCGCGCACCGCGACGTGCTGGAGGAGCACTACCTCTTCCCCTTTGCGCCCTACGACGTCGTGCAGCGGGCGCTGTCGAAGACCGACCTCTACCGCGCCTGCGAGGCGCTCGGGGTCGACGCGCCGCGGTCGTGGTACCTCGACGACCGGCCTGCGGAGCACGTCGCCGACCAGGTCCCCTACCCCTGCGTGCTCAAGCCCGACGACTCCCGCGGCTTCTACGACGCCTTCCAGGCGAAGGTGTTCGTCGTCCACGACCGGGCCGAGTTCCTCGAGCGGTACGCCACAGCCGCCGCGCACGGCCTGTCCCTCGTCGCGCAGGAGTGGATCGGCACCGACCCGGGCGGCTTCTGGTCGGTGGCGTCCTACCTCTCCCCCGACGGGACACCTCGCGGGGTCTTCACCGGGCGCAAGCTCGAGCAGTGGCCGCCCGACTTCGGCACCTCCTGCCTCGCCGACGCGCAATGGGACCCGGCCATCGCCGACGCCGGCGTGCGGGTTCTGCAGCAGCTCGGCTACAGCGGCATCAGCGAGATCGAGTTCGTCCGCGACGCGGCGACCGGGCGGCTGCTGCTGCTCGACGTCAACACCCGCGCCTGGAAGTGGATCGGGCTGCCGGT
This is a stretch of genomic DNA from Mycobacteriales bacterium. It encodes these proteins:
- the trmB gene encoding tRNA (guanosine(46)-N7)-methyltransferase TrmB is translated as MELPPLDLAASDTVRTFKMRRSRVSATQADAIARLWSSYGLRVEPRPLDLPALFGREAPVLLEIGAGMGEATFATARDHPELDVLAVDVHTPGHGNLLRLVGDAGLTNLRVADGDALVLLRDMVGSGSLAEVRVLFPDPWPKSRHHKRRLVTRAFAALVHDRLAPGGVLHVATDWQEYAEVVRDVLGQSPLRVVETGARLRGRPVTRFEEQGLRAGRCPLDVVAARD
- a CDS encoding acyltransferase, which codes for MGAADVLGTARRHADAAKLAANTAYHLRGMTHGQWAKVYGHPRLECSDMTVGDHFRVVSGHRRTLLCGWGKVTFGDRCFVNAGTILFSVLEVTIGNDVALANEVYILDSNSHGTEGRNPYDAPVRIGDGTWVGARAVILPGVTIGKRVVVGAGAVVSRDVPDDCIVAGNPGVVTRKLDYPAHCQRAWCDYFCACPERPRL